The Sphingobacterium bambusae genome includes a window with the following:
- a CDS encoding quinol:cytochrome C oxidoreductase, translating to MGTHNHHHDYNFSEKFQFAGVAKITSIVAIAVGVIAIVFGLMSSDHVMVERTYANLLLMGYYFTCVCAAGAFFVALQMVTQSGWSAGLLRIPQAMAGVLPIAAIILLVIVGFGLTSHNLYHHWNAEGLTDPESPAYDKLVAGKSAFLNVPGFLIRQILFMGSYSIFAFILTKLSYKEDLEGGLNSYKKSFKLSAIFLVIFGFTTPIWSFDTIMSLEAHWFSTMFGWYNFAAMWVSGIATIVVITILVKRAGYLSWVNENHLHDLGKLMFGFSIFWTYVWFAQFMLIWYSNIPEETVYFYKRWEPEYKPWFWLSIIINFVAPLLLLVDRDAKRKQGMMLFVAILLLCGHWLDYYIMIMPGTVESHRGFGPLEIGIAIGFVGLFTFLVMSKFSKHPLAPKNHPFMDESLHHQI from the coding sequence ATGGGAACTCACAATCATCATCACGATTATAATTTCAGCGAAAAATTTCAATTTGCTGGTGTCGCTAAGATAACCAGTATAGTTGCGATTGCTGTAGGTGTTATAGCCATTGTTTTCGGCCTCATGTCAAGTGACCATGTTATGGTTGAACGTACATACGCAAACCTATTATTGATGGGTTATTATTTCACTTGTGTATGTGCCGCTGGTGCCTTCTTTGTCGCGCTTCAGATGGTTACGCAGTCTGGTTGGTCTGCGGGTTTACTCCGTATTCCACAAGCAATGGCAGGTGTGTTACCAATAGCCGCAATCATCTTATTGGTTATCGTTGGCTTCGGATTAACATCACATAATCTTTACCATCACTGGAACGCAGAAGGACTTACTGATCCTGAAAGCCCTGCTTATGATAAGCTTGTTGCTGGAAAATCTGCATTCCTGAACGTCCCTGGCTTTCTGATTCGTCAGATCTTGTTCATGGGATCTTATAGTATCTTTGCTTTTATATTAACCAAGTTGTCTTATAAAGAAGATTTAGAAGGCGGCTTGAATTCATACAAAAAGAGCTTTAAACTTTCAGCGATCTTCTTGGTTATCTTCGGATTCACAACACCAATTTGGTCTTTTGACACCATCATGTCGCTTGAAGCACACTGGTTTTCCACCATGTTCGGCTGGTACAATTTTGCCGCAATGTGGGTAAGTGGTATTGCGACCATCGTTGTGATCACTATTTTGGTGAAAAGAGCTGGTTATTTATCATGGGTTAACGAAAACCACTTGCACGACTTAGGTAAGTTGATGTTCGGATTTTCAATCTTCTGGACGTACGTATGGTTCGCTCAGTTCATGTTGATCTGGTATTCAAATATCCCAGAAGAAACGGTGTATTTCTACAAAAGATGGGAACCAGAATACAAACCATGGTTTTGGTTAAGCATTATCATTAACTTTGTAGCGCCTTTATTGCTATTGGTAGACCGCGACGCGAAACGTAAACAAGGTATGATGTTGTTTGTAGCTATCCTACTTTTATGTGGCCACTGGTTGGATTACTACATCATGATCATGCCTGGTACGGTAGAATCTCACCGCGGATTTGGTCCTCTTGAAATCGGAATAGCTATTGGCTTCGTTGGGTTATTTACATTCTTGGTGATGAGCAAATTCAGCAAACATCCGTTGGCGCCGAAGAACCATCCTTTTATGGATGAGAGTTTACATCATCAAATATAG
- a CDS encoding cytochrome c oxidase subunit II gives MKFKINNRFKAVFGCLLAVGLLCSTPSFALQQDSTAQDTSVSVTADTSAAADTAAAAPAATDSVSASSTASSTTAAATTTPEPEKQIDPQVYKNMTYYILLFLFVCTVVAVVGKVLSIYELTRKMNGKYNPFANNTLQSVLFIVFLVAFLAMVYYGYAVWGSWAWRDAVTEHGQKIDTMFIVTTVIITVVLVLVHLLLLTFPYIYRMQAKTKAYYYPHNDTIEKIWTIVPAIVLTVLVLFGFFTWRSITNVPEDLQKSALQVEVLGEQFQWQVRYPGADGVIGKRNYKMTTPTNSYGIDFNDKSAWDDIQASDIVLPVNKSVRFHIISKDIIHSFYIPDFRVQINAVPGMTNYFQFTPTVTTEEMRERMNDPKYDYVMLCNKICGSGHFNMQKKVVVVTEEEYKEWLSTQNKYFTEDLQKEFTAVDAKVSNELATASLN, from the coding sequence ATGAAATTCAAAATTAATAACAGATTCAAGGCCGTGTTCGGATGCTTACTAGCCGTAGGGTTGTTATGCTCTACACCTAGTTTTGCCCTTCAGCAAGATTCAACAGCGCAAGATACTTCCGTTTCCGTGACGGCTGATACATCGGCTGCTGCTGACACGGCTGCTGCTGCGCCTGCAGCTACGGATTCGGTTTCTGCAAGTTCTACAGCGAGCTCAACAACTGCCGCTGCTACAACAACACCAGAGCCTGAGAAACAGATTGATCCACAGGTTTACAAAAACATGACTTACTACATACTGTTGTTTTTATTCGTATGTACTGTAGTTGCTGTTGTCGGTAAGGTGTTATCAATCTACGAATTGACGCGTAAGATGAACGGAAAATACAATCCGTTCGCAAATAATACGCTTCAATCCGTTTTGTTCATCGTTTTCTTGGTTGCATTTTTGGCCATGGTATACTATGGTTATGCGGTTTGGGGAAGCTGGGCATGGCGCGATGCTGTGACCGAGCATGGACAAAAAATTGATACCATGTTTATCGTCACCACCGTGATCATTACGGTCGTGTTGGTTCTCGTTCACTTATTGTTGTTGACCTTCCCGTATATCTACCGGATGCAGGCAAAAACAAAAGCGTACTACTATCCGCACAACGATACTATCGAGAAGATCTGGACAATTGTTCCTGCTATTGTGTTGACGGTATTGGTGTTGTTTGGTTTCTTTACATGGAGATCAATCACCAATGTTCCTGAAGATTTACAGAAATCTGCTTTACAGGTGGAAGTTTTAGGTGAGCAGTTCCAATGGCAGGTACGTTACCCTGGCGCTGATGGCGTGATCGGTAAACGGAACTACAAAATGACAACGCCAACAAACTCATACGGTATCGATTTTAATGATAAAAGCGCGTGGGATGATATCCAAGCTTCTGATATCGTACTTCCGGTGAATAAGTCTGTTCGTTTTCATATCATCTCTAAAGATATTATTCACTCGTTCTACATCCCTGATTTCCGTGTGCAGATCAATGCGGTACCTGGTATGACTAACTATTTCCAGTTTACGCCAACCGTAACGACAGAAGAGATGCGTGAGCGTATGAACGATCCGAAGTATGATTACGTGATGTTATGTAACAAGATCTGTGGATCTGGTCACTTTAACATGCAGAAGAAAGTGGTTGTGGTAACGGAAGAGGAGTATAAAGAGTGGTTAAGTACGCAAAACAAATATTTTACTGAAGATTTGCAGAAAGAGTTCACAGCAGTAGATGCGAAAGTATCGAACGAACTTGCTACGGCTTCATTAAACTAA